Within the Echinicola sp. 20G genome, the region TCAAGTCGAAATAGAATTTACTTCCTTTATTGGGTTCACTTTCCAGTTGAAGTTTGCTGTCCATCAGTTTTAAAAGGCTGTTTGAAATGGTCAAACCAAGTCCTGTTCCTCCATATTTTTTTGTCGTACTAAGGTCTTCCTGCGAGAAGGCTTCAAAAATCTTCAATTGCTTTTCAGGCTTGATTCCTATTCCAGTATCACTAACTGAAAACCTGATAAGTATTTCTTGGTTTTTATCAATTTTGCTCATGGGCATCAATTGGAGCTCTATTTCACCTTTTTCTGTGAACTTTGAGGCATTCCCCAAAAGATTGACCATGACTTGCTTCAGTCTGACACTATCCACCCAAATGTATCGCGGAATATCAGGATGAATGTTGAGAAGCATCTCCAGTCCCTTTTTATGGACCTCATAGGTGATGATATCACTGGCTTGGTCACTTAGTTCGTATAAGTCGCATTTATCAATGTCCAAGTCCAATTTACCAGCTTCAATTTTTGAGAAATCAAGGATATCATTGATAATGTTTAGTAATGCATTGCCGGATTGATTGACAATGGAAAGGTACTGGGCTTGGGTATCAGTCAACTCAGTTTTTAGGACTAAATCAGTAAATCCAATCACCCCATTTAACGGGGTTCTAATTTCATGGCTCATATTGGCCAAAAACTCAGATTTGGCAATACTAGCCTGCTCAGCCATGATTTTTGCCTTTTTAAGTTCATCTCTTTGCAGACATGCTTCGGTAATGTCTTGGGTAAGCATCATGATTCCACCGATCGTGCCGTCAAACTGATGCCAAGGCCTAACTTCCCATCGCAGATATTGGTCATGATCCCAGCCGTCAGGTCTCCAAATATCTTCTTCGTTACTGATTACTTCACCTTTAAGGCACCTGGAATGAATGGATTTCCACTCATCTGAAATATTTCCAAAAACCTCATAGTGAGATTTGTTTTTAATGTCTTTCCCCTGCAATTGATATTCTTCTATCCATCGATTACTATAAGCTATATAGCGAATCTCAGTATCAAACATGGCTACAGCCGCTGGCGCATGTGTTACAAAAGCATTTAACCTGGCCTTTTCAATAAACAAGTCATGCTCGGCTTGTTTTCTTTCTGTAATATCGGTGGCCATTCCCAAATATCCAGTTATTTCACCCTCCGCATTTCTCATCGTTGTAACTGCAAGTTGAACAAAAAGCTTGCTGCCGTCTTTACGAATGTAGGTCCATTCTCTCTCCTCAGCACCTTTTAACTCAGACCTGAAAACAAAAACCCTAAAGCCTGATATATCATGCCCATACTTCTCGCTGAGTTCCTTTCCTCTGGCTTCAACTTCTTCTGGGTCGTGAATGATAGCTGGACTTTGTTTGCCTACCATCTCATCCGCCGAATAACCTAACATTTTTTCTGCTCCTTTATTGAAAACAGTAATAACACCTTCAGTATCAGTAGAAATAATACTTACTTCGGAAGAAGCGTTTTGAATATCTTCCAGTAGCTTTTTTGACTTAATAATTTCTAGTTCGTAATGTTTCTTTTCATTAACATCTTGAAAGGTTCCAAACAGTCTAATACACTTACCATCTTTAAATTGTGGTTTTCCAATGGCCCTAACCCATATTTCCTTTCCTGTGGCGGTGATTAATTCAAGTTCTAAGTCATAGGGTTCACCTTTAGTGACAGCTTTTTCTACTGCTTTTTGAATGGCTTCACGGTTTTTACCTTTTTTGTAGAAAGTGATGGCACTGTCTGAGTTTGGAATGTAATCAGCCGAAACTTCATGGATTTCTCGTGTCACATCTGACCAGTACAAAGTATTGTTGATAAAGTCAGCTTCCCATCCTCCAACACGGGCTACACTGTTGGTTTGCTCTAGCATTTCCTTTAGTCTATTGTACTCGTGTTCTAGTTTGTACCTTTCGGAAATATCCAGTGCGTTGCCTAAAATAAATTTATCTCCATGAATGTTTTTTTGGAGAACGTTGGTGTATAACCACATTCTTTCAGAACCATCTTTATGGAGGGTT harbors:
- a CDS encoding PAS domain S-box protein, with amino-acid sequence MPQKNKSRDFETALSGNYERLLNVALITAKAKFAFVAVCQEGQFHLLSEIGFDEVSISKNNDFFINLTKEIKVITHQKVNLDFQGQSIKSLIISPFNDGYQESKGFLILVEPSEKVSQETLSSITLLTEEINSKYINKLELENINYSENQFRNFFEESMGLMCTHDLEGKLILINTASARSLGYEKKELIGKSLFDIIPKHHIGGIKHYLDEIRQKGHSSGTMKTLHKDGSERMWLYTNVLQKNIHGDKFILGNALDISERYKLEHEYNRLKEMLEQTNSVARVGGWEADFINNTLYWSDVTREIHEVSADYIPNSDSAITFYKKGKNREAIQKAVEKAVTKGEPYDLELELITATGKEIWVRAIGKPQFKDGKCIRLFGTFQDVNEKKHYELEIIKSKKLLEDIQNASSEVSIISTDTEGVITVFNKGAEKMLGYSADEMVGKQSPAIIHDPEEVEARGKELSEKYGHDISGFRVFVFRSELKGAEEREWTYIRKDGSKLFVQLAVTTMRNAEGEITGYLGMATDITERKQAEHDLFIEKARLNAFVTHAPAAVAMFDTEIRYIAYSNRWIEEYQLQGKDIKNKSHYEVFGNISDEWKSIHSRCLKGEVISNEEDIWRPDGWDHDQYLRWEVRPWHQFDGTIGGIMMLTQDITEACLQRDELKKAKIMAEQASIAKSEFLANMSHEIRTPLNGVIGFTDLVLKTELTDTQAQYLSIVNQSGNALLNIINDILDFSKIEAGKLDLDIDKCDLYELSDQASDIITYEVHKKGLEMLLNIHPDIPRYIWVDSVRLKQVMVNLLGNASKFTEKGEIELQLMPMSKIDKNQEILIRFSVSDTGIGIKPEKQLKIFEAFSQEDLSTTKKYGGTGLGLTISNSLLKLMDSKLQLESEPNKGSKFYFDLKVKCEHGDPEIWQAELGLKNVLIVDDNDNNRMILERMLALRGIETAQAKNGFEAIQKLIDGEKFDVILMDYHMPYMNGIETIRKIRESFEHQPIIFLHSSSDDENILRACKELGVKMKLVKPIKIQEMYDALMTINRKQDHKKSKPQKDTKKSILPKDTKILIVEDNTINMLLAKTVVNNLSPITRVLEAKNGIEALEVCEEELPDIIFMDIQMPEMNGYEATQEIRKRFNNRSILIIALTAGNIKGEREKCLNAGMNDFIAKPFVEEDLIKLLEKWHLSDSKNLVIGPKELASETDFNIENLKQILGFPDIESEMFQIILKSGKKELIKSSEELNKILRNQSSGLNITAHKLYGSACTMRMDKLADLSAKLETKKDYDFNDEELVKDIKMTLEEIQQAIIALDKYIKD